DNA sequence from the Candidatus Sulfuricurvum sp. RIFRC-1 genome:
ACCAAACCAACTCAGTCTCATCGAAACGTTGAATCTCAAAATGGCAGAAACGGATCAAAGTCCCTTTGCTTTGCTCTTTTTGGATTTAGACGAGTTTCAACAAATCAATGATTCTTACGGACACCGTTTTGGGGATAATCTTCTCATCGAAGTAGCACATCTACTCCGAAGTATTTTTCCTCCAAATACCTATATCGCCCGTACCGGCGGTGATGAGTTTCTCGTGATCACCCCGTGTCATGACAATGACCCTTCACTCCGAACCCAACTGACACACCTAATTGACGGGCTAAATCACCCTTTTCATATCGATAATATCGATGTATACACCTCGGCCAGTATCGGAATCGCCCATTTTCCCAAAGATGCCATAACAACCGAAAACTTGCTCCAATGTGCCGATGCCGCAATGTATAAAGCCAAAAAAATGGGAAAAAATACCTTTTATTTCTACAGCACAGACCTCATCGAAAATGCATTGCAGCGGACCACTATGACCGGTAATTTGAAAAAGGCTCTCGAAAACGGGGAGCTAAAACTTTTCTATCAACCTCAAGTGGACCCTTATATTGAAAAGATTATCGGCTATGAAGCACTGCTGCGTTGGGAAACTCCCGAAGGTTTTATCCCCCCTTCTACTTTTATCCCGATCTGCGAAGAGAGCGGATTCATCCTCGATATCGGCAAATTTGTCTTGATTGAAGGGTGTAAAACCGCACTTCAATGGCAAAAATTAGGTATTTTAAACGGGCTTATTGCGATCAATGTCTCAGCTCGACAACTCGCACACCCCGATTTTATCTCTACCCTCGATAACATTATCCATGAGACGCAATGTCCACCCTCTTGCATAGAGCTCGAAATTACCGAAAGTTCAATCCTCGAAAATCCTGAAAAGATGATCGTATTACTGGAAATCCTGAAATCCAAAGGATTTTACATCTCTATCGATGATTTCGGAACCGGATATTCCTCCCTCTCCTATCTCAAACATCTTCCCATCGACAAACTTAAAATCGATATCTCGTTTATTCGCAATATCACCTCAGAACCCAAAAACCAAACCATTGTCAAAACCATTATCGCTCTGGCAAAAGGACTTGGGATGGAAGTCCTTGCAGAAGGGGTAGAAACCTATGAAGAACTTGAGTTTCTACAAACAAATGGAGTCGATTCCGTACAAGGGTTCTATTTTCATAAACCATTGTCCATAACAGCAATTGAAAAATTGTTTTTACCTTAAAAGACAACCTTTCAGAAGCTTTATAAAAACGTGTTCTGCCTGCTGTTACTGAGATTGAATTTATTGTGATTATTATCCTAAAATTCAGTATACTGGCAGGGAGTAAAAAGTATAATCATTAACTATAATTGATATTAAAATGGAAAAATATGGCTGATTTACATCAAGAGCACATTGAAATCACGAATCAAGTCAAACAAGCTATTCATAACGTACCCATTGTATTTCCGGCTCAGTATGGGAAACTCTACTACGAAGCCTCACAATCTCGTGATATTCATCTCAAACCCGATGAGCTGTTAACCTATGAGATGCTTGATGAAAAAATCGTTCGTCACATTATCACCCTCTCTGAATGTGCCGACCACGCTATCACAGCCATAGAGACTGAAGACAAATCGCTTTTAACCTCCATTTTAGAGAAAACCAAACAACTCCAACAAGAGATCCAAGAACTCCAAAAAATCGTTTACGAAGATGGTCTGACCAAAAGTTATAATCGAAAATGGTTCGACGACACCATCTTGACTCAGGATAAACTCTCATTACGTGACAGCGGTACAATCGTGATGATTGATTTGAATAAATTTAAAGAGATCAATGACACCTACGGTCATCTCGTCGGCGATAAAGTACTCATCCATGTTACAGCAAAACTCAAAGAGAGCGGAGGACGGGTAGTACGCTATGGCGGAGATGAGTTTATCGTCGTTTTTGATGCTAAAGTTTCCACCTCTGATATTAAAGCGAAAATCGAAAATATTCTCCGCTATTTTGAAAAAATCCATTTCAAGGTTGAGGATAAATCGTTTAAAGTCAGTTTTGCCTACGGAATGGCACCCTTTACCCGTGGTGCAGATGTCCTCCACGTTGTGGAGGCCGCAGATAAATCAATGTATCGACATAAAAAGGGAGCATAGACTATAATCGCATCATGATTTCACACCTGAGCGATACACGCCGAGGCATAGTTTATATGTTGATGGCCTCTTTTTTATTTGCCCTTACGATGTTATTCGCAAAACTTCTATCGGGTTCGATGGGCTCGGTCGAAGTGACCTTTTGGCGTAATGCGATCGGATTGATCGTTATAGCCCTTTTCAGCCTGAACAAACCCATCCGAAATATCGGCGGAAAACCCTTCACCCTTATTTTTCGCGGTGTTATCGGAACCATAGCCCTCCTTACCTTTTTTTATACCATCAGTGCTACTACCCTCTCCAATGCTATCGTTTACGCGAAAACCGAACCGATTTTTACCGCTTTACTCGCCTTTTTACTCCTTAGAGAAAAACTTCAATCCGGTGCTATTTTCGCTATATTCATAGGTTTTGCCGGTGTAGCGATGCTCAGCGGAATGAATCTGGGATATCTTCATGTTATGGGGATATTGACCGGCTTTCTCTCGGCGTTGGCTTACACCAGTGTCCGAAGCCTCAAAGCCTACTATGACGAACGAACCGTTGTCCTCTCTTTTATGCTATCGGGAGTGCTTATCCCCGTATTTTTGATGTTTACCGCGCAATACATAACGTCAGAATTTTTCGCCTTTGCCCTAACCCCGTTTATTGAGCCTTCCGGTTATGACTGGATTTGGATTGCATTGATGGGAGTTACTGCCGCTTACGGGCAAATTTACATGACCCGTGCCTATTTTTACGCTAAAGCAGGGGTTATTAGTACGGTGAGCTATTCAGTGGTACTTTTTGCCACGTTGTTCGGAGTGATGTTGGGAGATCTCTTCCCGACACCAATGGTGATTGGAGGGGGAGTGTTAATTGTTCTTAGCGGAGTAATTCTCTCTCGGTAAAAATAACTTATAGTTTATCGTCCAGTTTTTCAGCGATGCTATCACCGAGCTGATCGATTGGCATACCCTCATTTTTGTTTGAATGTTGTACTTTTTTCTCTTTAACACTCTTAGTGACTGTGGGCTTATCTTTGATTGTTTCTTCGGTTTTGACCTCTTCTACCGGCGCTGTTTCGTTATTTTCACTGGCACGCTCTTTTAAATAATCATCCAAAAAAAATGCTTTAAAAATCAAAACAACAATGGCAAAAAGTATAATATAGACAATACGCCGCATCTATTTTCTCCACTTTCATCTTCAAATATCATAGCACAAATTGTTTAACAACTATTGCAAGAAGTAAATAACCGTCACGTATTCCTTAGCCTTTTCCATTTCATTAGCTAATACGAGGTACAATTTCCCTCATTGTGCACTTCGTGCCTTATCTAAATACTTTTTGAGACTATGAAGCGAACCCAATCTTTTTCTTTCTATGCACTGTTAATCGCTTTACTGGTGCACCTTATTATCATATTGTTACTTATGATGATGAATCAATTGAAACCTTCTATCCCGCCCGAAACGAAGCCTCCAGAGCCTAAAGAGGAACGTTTTAGACTCTCACTCAAAGAGATGCCGAACAACAGACCCGAAGCCATTGTCAAAAACGATATTCCTAAAATTTCCCCTACCCTTCCCATCCCACGCGGTGAACAGCTTATCAAAAACACCCAACCTATACCGAAGCCGCAAACCATCAAGCCGACACCTCCGGTAACGCCTGCCACTAAACCAATACCTCCGGTTTCTGAACCGATTGTAGAGCCTAAAAAAGCATTCGAGCGCCATGTTGCTAAAACGGTTGCCGAGATTCAGCGGCAGCCTCAACCCAAAAAAGAGCAAGGGCTGTACGACATTCTCTCCAAAGCCGATTCATCAGCCCAAGAGCGCCCAAAAAGTTTTACCAAAGTCAGTGATAGTATCCAACGTCTCTACGGTGATAAATTTAATGAACTCTCCGAAGGGGAACAACGCTATATCCTTGATAACCAAGAAGTGATGCGCCGTATCACCCAAGGAGTCTTAGATCGTTACGGCCGATCTCGTATTCCCGATAATATTCGTATAAACGATACCAATATGATCGAATTTTATCTCCACCCCAATGGAAGTATTTCTGATATACGTTTTCTTAAAAACAGCCAACTCTCCATTTTGGACGATACGACCAAAGAGGTGATCGAACTGGCCTACGGCCAATATCCAAAACCGCAACAAAAAACACTGATTCGCTACCGTGTTTTTTACAATCTTACAGGGTATTAAATCTCTCTTCTAATGTGAAGTTTTTAATAACATCGGAACTTCAGTGGTTATAATCAACGTATGAAAGCAAACCGATTTTTGTTAGCGCTTTTCATTGCAATCTTTATTCATACGCTGTTATTGGGGTTGTTTTGGTTTTTGGTATTGTACGAAGAGATATCCGATCAAAAACCATTTTACAAAGAAAAGCGCTTTGGTATCACCCTCAGTGAAGAGACTGAAATTATGGATACGATCCCCTCAGCGAGCCAATCACCCACACAAATCACCGAATCTGAACCATCCAAGGCTCTGAGCGCTTCAACTACACCTATAAAACTGCAAGAACCTTCATCCCAAATTTCACTGAAACATATAACCGAAGCGGACCGAGAGAGCCTTCCATTCTCTGTCCTCCACCACTACGGTGATGAATTTTTCGCCCTGAGTGCAGGTGAACAGCACTATATCATCGATAATCTCCAAAAAATACGTAAAATCAATGAGATGGTCGGTACACGATTACTGCGTGAACGCCCCGATGATGTCGATCCGATGGATAATAACGTGGTCGAGTTCATCCTCAACCCTGATGGAAGAATCAGTGATCTCTCATTGGAGAAAAACCGTATCGGCACACCGCTCGATGAGCTAACGCTCCAAACCATCAACCTCGCCCATCCCAAATATCCCAAGCCCGACCAACCGACCCATATACGGATAAGGGTTTATATTATTGTCAAAGAGTGATTTTTATGCTTTCTTTTCGGAGGTAACAAAGGTTTTGTCATTCACGCTATTCCTACAGTGCCTAGGGACAAATTGTCCCCATGTAGTTTTATAATTCTTTTCTGAACTATCTTCAACTATGGCGAATTCACCACAGTTAGAATCGCTCTTCATTGTAGTCGCTCACTTCTTCTCTTTGGGAAGTGCACTCTCTTTGATCAGTTTTTTCTCATCGGATTTGACTTTACGTTCGAGTTTTTTCAAATCTTCCGCTCTCGGTAATTCTTCGGGTTTAATCCCACGTTCCACCAATAATCCTCGTATACTTTCATTATTT
Encoded proteins:
- a CDS encoding EAL domain-containing protein, which encodes MEINNHQSIKSAFWVSILYLIFGFLWIYFSDSAVEAIATNHHQLSLLQTYKGWFFILITSILLYLLTYQFLYTQFLQYSKNIAEQIRYQKTILDAKERFDRLAHHDPLTNLPNQLSLIETLNLKMAETDQSPFALLFLDLDEFQQINDSYGHRFGDNLLIEVAHLLRSIFPPNTYIARTGGDEFLVITPCHDNDPSLRTQLTHLIDGLNHPFHIDNIDVYTSASIGIAHFPKDAITTENLLQCADAAMYKAKKMGKNTFYFYSTDLIENALQRTTMTGNLKKALENGELKLFYQPQVDPYIEKIIGYEALLRWETPEGFIPPSTFIPICEESGFILDIGKFVLIEGCKTALQWQKLGILNGLIAINVSARQLAHPDFISTLDNIIHETQCPPSCIELEITESSILENPEKMIVLLEILKSKGFYISIDDFGTGYSSLSYLKHLPIDKLKIDISFIRNITSEPKNQTIVKTIIALAKGLGMEVLAEGVETYEELEFLQTNGVDSVQGFYFHKPLSITAIEKLFLP
- a CDS encoding GGDEF domain-containing protein; amino-acid sequence: MADLHQEHIEITNQVKQAIHNVPIVFPAQYGKLYYEASQSRDIHLKPDELLTYEMLDEKIVRHIITLSECADHAITAIETEDKSLLTSILEKTKQLQQEIQELQKIVYEDGLTKSYNRKWFDDTILTQDKLSLRDSGTIVMIDLNKFKEINDTYGHLVGDKVLIHVTAKLKESGGRVVRYGGDEFIVVFDAKVSTSDIKAKIENILRYFEKIHFKVEDKSFKVSFAYGMAPFTRGADVLHVVEAADKSMYRHKKGA
- a CDS encoding TonB C-terminal domain-containing protein; translation: MMMNQLKPSIPPETKPPEPKEERFRLSLKEMPNNRPEAIVKNDIPKISPTLPIPRGEQLIKNTQPIPKPQTIKPTPPVTPATKPIPPVSEPIVEPKKAFERHVAKTVAEIQRQPQPKKEQGLYDILSKADSSAQERPKSFTKVSDSIQRLYGDKFNELSEGEQRYILDNQEVMRRITQGVLDRYGRSRIPDNIRINDTNMIEFYLHPNGSISDIRFLKNSQLSILDDTTKEVIELAYGQYPKPQQKTLIRYRVFYNLTGY
- a CDS encoding energy transducer TonB, with protein sequence MKANRFLLALFIAIFIHTLLLGLFWFLVLYEEISDQKPFYKEKRFGITLSEETEIMDTIPSASQSPTQITESEPSKALSASTTPIKLQEPSSQISLKHITEADRESLPFSVLHHYGDEFFALSAGEQHYIIDNLQKIRKINEMVGTRLLRERPDDVDPMDNNVVEFILNPDGRISDLSLEKNRIGTPLDELTLQTINLAHPKYPKPDQPTHIRIRVYIIVKE
- a CDS encoding DMT family transporter, with amino-acid sequence MISHLSDTRRGIVYMLMASFLFALTMLFAKLLSGSMGSVEVTFWRNAIGLIVIALFSLNKPIRNIGGKPFTLIFRGVIGTIALLTFFYTISATTLSNAIVYAKTEPIFTALLAFLLLREKLQSGAIFAIFIGFAGVAMLSGMNLGYLHVMGILTGFLSALAYTSVRSLKAYYDERTVVLSFMLSGVLIPVFLMFTAQYITSEFFAFALTPFIEPSGYDWIWIALMGVTAAYGQIYMTRAYFYAKAGVISTVSYSVVLFATLFGVMLGDLFPTPMVIGGGVLIVLSGVILSR